The Pleurodeles waltl isolate 20211129_DDA chromosome 7, aPleWal1.hap1.20221129, whole genome shotgun sequence genome includes a region encoding these proteins:
- the YTHDF1 gene encoding YTH domain-containing family protein 1 isoform X2 — MSATSVDPQRPKGQENKVQNGSLHPKDTTHDSDFEPYLSGQSNQSNSYPSMTDPYLSSYYPASIGFPYSLSDAPWSTGQDPPIPYLTTYGQLSNGDHHFMHDAVFGQPGGLGNNIYQHRFNFFTENPAFSAWGTSGSQGQQTQSSAYGGSYSYPPSSLGGTIVDGQTGFHNDTLNKAPGMNSIEQGMVGLKIGGDVQASVKPVGSVVNNAGMASAMPGNGCSNLNMAPSKPTSWAAIASKPAKPQPKMKKPVPVIGGALPPPPIKHNMDIGTWDNKGPVSKPPATQQLSSPQSAPQLQPQQQIVQTVLQHPPPLPQPQYQTQQAPNQNRWVAPRNRNAAFGQSGGAGNDLSMSAGNQSNMSPGSDSHPVLEKLKSAHGYNPKDFDWSLKNARVFIIKSYSEDDIHRSIKYSIWCSTEHGNKRLDSAFRSMNSKGPVYLLFSVNGSGHFCGVAEMRSPVDYGTSAGVWSQDKWKGKFDVKWLFVKDVPNNQLRHIRLENNDNKPVTNSRDTQEVPLEKAKQVLKVIATYKHTTSIFDDFSHYEKRQEEEEVERQTRSKP; from the exons AGTAACAGCTATCCGTCAATGACTGATCCATACTTATCAAGTTACTACCCAGCATCTATTGGATTTCCATACTCTCTCAGCGATGCTCCGTGGTCCACAGGGCAAGACCCGCCCATACCCTACCTCACCACCTATGGACAACTCAGCAATGGAGACCATCATTTCATGCACGATGCTGTCTTTGGGCAGCCGGGTGGACTGGGGAATAACATCTACCAGCATAGGTTTAACTTCTTCACTGAGAATCCAGCTTTCTCAGCTTGGGGCACAAGTGGGTCCCAGGGTCAGCAGACCCAAAGCTCTGCCTATGGAGGTAGCTACAGCTATCCCCCCAGTTCTTTGGGTGGAACAATCGTTGATGGGCAAACAGGGTTTCACAATGACACCTTAAACAAAGCCCCTGGCATGAACAGCATTGAACAGGGTATGGTAGGACTTAAGATTGGTGGTGATGTCCAAGCCTCTGTGAAGCCGGTAGGATCCGTGGTAAACAATGCTGGCATGGCCAGTGCAATGCCTGGGAATGGTTGCTCTAACCTGAACATGGCACCTTCCAAGCCCACCTCTTGGGCCGCCATTGCTAGCAAGCCAGCCAAGCCACAGCCCAAAATGAAAAAACCTGTTCCTGTGATTGGAGGGGCACTGCCCCCACCTCCAATCAAGCACAATATGGACATAGGTACCTGGGACAACAAAGGACCTGTGTCAAAGCCCCCAGCTACTCAGCAGTTGTCCTCACCACAGTCTGCCCCTCAGCTGCAGCCCCAGCAGCAGatagttcagactgttctacagcaCCCACCCCCATTGCCGCAGCCTCAGTACCAGACCCAACAAGCTCCCAACCAGAATAGGTGGGTGGCCCCTCGAAATAGAAACGCAGCCTTTGGTCAAAGTGGTGGAGCTGGGAATGACCTCAGTATGTCAGCCGGTAACCAGTCCAACATGTCACCGGGTTCAGATTCTCATCCTGTATTGGAAAAGCTTAAGTCTGCTCATGGCTATAACCCCAAGGACTTTGATTGGAGCCTTAAAAATGCCCGTGTGTTTATTATAAAAAGTTACTCGGAGGATGATATCCACCGCTCCATCAAGTATTCTATCTGGTGCAGCACAGAGCATGGCAACAAGCGTCTGGACAGTGCTTTCCGCTCAATGAACAGCAAGGGTCCTGTCTACTTGCTGttcagtgtgaatggtagtgggcacttctgtggtgtggctgaaatGCGCTCCCCTGTGGACTATGGCACAAGCGCTGGTGTCTGGTCTCAGGACAAGTGGAAGGGGAAGTTTGATGTCAAGTGGCTGTTTGTCAAGGATGTGCCTAACAACCAATTGCGCCACATCCGGCTGGAGAACAATGACAACAAGCCGGTGACAAACTCTCGTGATACGCAGGAGGTGCCCTTGGAAAAGGCAAAGCAAGTGCTAAAGGTCATCGCCACCTACAAGCATACCACCTCCATCTTTGATGACTTCTCCCATTACGAGAAAcgccaagaagaagaagaagtg GAACGCCAGACCCGAAGCAAACCCTAA
- the YTHDF1 gene encoding YTH domain-containing family protein 1 isoform X1, with amino-acid sequence MSATSVDPQRPKGQENKVQNGSLHPKDTTHDSDFEPYLSGQSNQSNSYPSMTDPYLSSYYPASIGFPYSLSDAPWSTGQDPPIPYLTTYGQLSNGDHHFMHDAVFGQPGGLGNNIYQHRFNFFTENPAFSAWGTSGSQGQQTQSSAYGGSYSYPPSSLGGTIVDGQTGFHNDTLNKAPGMNSIEQGMVGLKIGGDVQASVKPVGSVVNNAGMASAMPGNGCSNLNMAPSKPTSWAAIASKPAKPQPKMKKPVPVIGGALPPPPIKHNMDIGTWDNKGPVSKPPATQQLSSPQSAPQLQPQQQIVQTVLQHPPPLPQPQYQTQQAPNQNRWVAPRNRNAAFGQSGGAGNDLSMSAGNQSNMSPGSDSHPVLEKLKSAHGYNPKDFDWSLKNARVFIIKSYSEDDIHRSIKYSIWCSTEHGNKRLDSAFRSMNSKGPVYLLFSVNGSGHFCGVAEMRSPVDYGTSAGVWSQDKWKGKFDVKWLFVKDVPNNQLRHIRLENNDNKPVTNSRDTQEVPLEKAKQVLKVIATYKHTTSIFDDFSHYEKRQEEEEVVRQERQTRSKP; translated from the exons AGTAACAGCTATCCGTCAATGACTGATCCATACTTATCAAGTTACTACCCAGCATCTATTGGATTTCCATACTCTCTCAGCGATGCTCCGTGGTCCACAGGGCAAGACCCGCCCATACCCTACCTCACCACCTATGGACAACTCAGCAATGGAGACCATCATTTCATGCACGATGCTGTCTTTGGGCAGCCGGGTGGACTGGGGAATAACATCTACCAGCATAGGTTTAACTTCTTCACTGAGAATCCAGCTTTCTCAGCTTGGGGCACAAGTGGGTCCCAGGGTCAGCAGACCCAAAGCTCTGCCTATGGAGGTAGCTACAGCTATCCCCCCAGTTCTTTGGGTGGAACAATCGTTGATGGGCAAACAGGGTTTCACAATGACACCTTAAACAAAGCCCCTGGCATGAACAGCATTGAACAGGGTATGGTAGGACTTAAGATTGGTGGTGATGTCCAAGCCTCTGTGAAGCCGGTAGGATCCGTGGTAAACAATGCTGGCATGGCCAGTGCAATGCCTGGGAATGGTTGCTCTAACCTGAACATGGCACCTTCCAAGCCCACCTCTTGGGCCGCCATTGCTAGCAAGCCAGCCAAGCCACAGCCCAAAATGAAAAAACCTGTTCCTGTGATTGGAGGGGCACTGCCCCCACCTCCAATCAAGCACAATATGGACATAGGTACCTGGGACAACAAAGGACCTGTGTCAAAGCCCCCAGCTACTCAGCAGTTGTCCTCACCACAGTCTGCCCCTCAGCTGCAGCCCCAGCAGCAGatagttcagactgttctacagcaCCCACCCCCATTGCCGCAGCCTCAGTACCAGACCCAACAAGCTCCCAACCAGAATAGGTGGGTGGCCCCTCGAAATAGAAACGCAGCCTTTGGTCAAAGTGGTGGAGCTGGGAATGACCTCAGTATGTCAGCCGGTAACCAGTCCAACATGTCACCGGGTTCAGATTCTCATCCTGTATTGGAAAAGCTTAAGTCTGCTCATGGCTATAACCCCAAGGACTTTGATTGGAGCCTTAAAAATGCCCGTGTGTTTATTATAAAAAGTTACTCGGAGGATGATATCCACCGCTCCATCAAGTATTCTATCTGGTGCAGCACAGAGCATGGCAACAAGCGTCTGGACAGTGCTTTCCGCTCAATGAACAGCAAGGGTCCTGTCTACTTGCTGttcagtgtgaatggtagtgggcacttctgtggtgtggctgaaatGCGCTCCCCTGTGGACTATGGCACAAGCGCTGGTGTCTGGTCTCAGGACAAGTGGAAGGGGAAGTTTGATGTCAAGTGGCTGTTTGTCAAGGATGTGCCTAACAACCAATTGCGCCACATCCGGCTGGAGAACAATGACAACAAGCCGGTGACAAACTCTCGTGATACGCAGGAGGTGCCCTTGGAAAAGGCAAAGCAAGTGCTAAAGGTCATCGCCACCTACAAGCATACCACCTCCATCTTTGATGACTTCTCCCATTACGAGAAAcgccaagaagaagaagaagtggtGCGTCAG GAACGCCAGACCCGAAGCAAACCCTAA